A single genomic interval of Labeo rohita strain BAU-BD-2019 chromosome 13, IGBB_LRoh.1.0, whole genome shotgun sequence harbors:
- the LOC127175585 gene encoding cytochrome c oxidase subunit 6C-1-like — translation MSLPKPAMRGLLGKRLRFHLPIACGLALVAAASFKFTVTEPRKQAYANFYKRYDSMKEFNATREAGVFESVRPAGK, via the coding sequence ATGTCACTTCCAAAGCCAGCAATGAGGGGCCTCCTGGGCAAGCGTTTGAGGTTCCATTTGCCCATCGCATGCGGTCTTGCCCTAGTGGCAGCAGCCTCCTTCAAGTTCACAGTAACAGAGCCCAGAAAACAGGCCTATGCTAACTTCTACAAACGTTACGATTCAATGAAGGAGTTCAATGCCACGAGGGAAGCCGGTGTTTTTGAAAGTGTCAGACCCGCTGGAAAATAA